A genomic region of Thunnus albacares chromosome 4, fThuAlb1.1, whole genome shotgun sequence contains the following coding sequences:
- the LOC122980513 gene encoding nuclear factor 7, ovary-like, with translation MLPAAADWTFTLSENVYDPPRNLVSKNLCEAFLLERDQRASAGDSKIHTNHRFRPIDEAAQDHREELQKSLKPLKEKLKLFEEVKGNCDQTAEHIKVQARDTERQIKEQFKKLYQFLQEEEEARIAVLREEKKQKSKVIKEKIETLSREIAALSDTIRITEEELSAEDVSFLQNYKAAVKRVQQHPLLDDPELVSGALIDVAKHLGNLTFNIWAKMKEMVSYTPVILDPNTAHPELTLSEDLTSVRRGERQKLPENPERIKDVPIVLGSEGFDSGTHSWDVEVGDSTDWVVGVAAEFEVWVTVFYDGEYGALSGSDDVTVLQVKKKLQKIRVHLDYDGGKLSFSNLDTEAHIHTFTETFTEKLFPCIGNKDELPIKILPEVVDDDDDCNNDDVG, from the exons ATgcttccagctgctgctgattggaC CTTTACTCTGAGTGAAAATGTCTACGATCCACCTCGTAACCTGGTATCAAAGAACCTGTGTGAGGCCTTCTTACTGGAGAGAGATCAGAGAGCTTCAGCAGG AGATTCAAAAATACACACCAACCACAGATTCAGACCCATCGATGAAGCTGCACAGGATCACAGAGAGGAGCTCCAGAAATCCCTGAAGCCCTTAAAGGAGAAACTGAAGCTTTTTGAAGAAGTTAAAGGAAACTGtgatcaaacagcagaacacattaaGGTCCAggccagagacacagagaggcagattaaGGAGCAGTTTAAGAAGCTTTACCAGTTTctacaagaggaagaggaggccaggaTCGCTGTTCTGAGGGaggagaaaaagcagaaaagtaAAGTCATAAAGGAGAAGATTGAGACTCTGAGCAGAGAGATAGCAGCTCTTTCAGACACAATCAGAatcacagaggaggagctgagcgCTGAAGACGTCTCATTCCTGCAGaactacaaggctgcagtgAAAAGAGTCCAGCAGCACCCCCTGCTGGATGATCCAGAGCTGGtctcaggagctctgatagacgtggccaaacacctgggcaacctgaCCTTCAACATCTGGGCTAAGATGAAGGAGATGGTCTCCTACACTCCTGTGattctggatccaaacactgcTCATCCAGAACTCACCCTGTCTGAagatctgaccagtgtgagacgtggagagagacagaagcttCCTGAAAACCCAGAGAGGATTAAGGACGTTCCCATTGTCCTGGGCTCTGAGGGCTTTGACTCAGGgactcacagctgggatgtTGAGGTTGGAGACAGTACAGACTGGGTTGTGGGTGTGGCAGCAGAGTTCGAAGTTTGGGTGACTGTTTTCTATGATGGTGAATACGGAGCACTCTCTGGATCAGATGATGTAACTGTTCTCCaagtgaagaagaagctgcAGAAGATCAGAGTTCATCTGGACTACGACGGAGGAAAACTGTCATTCTCTAATCTTGATACtgaagcacacatacacaccttcacaGAGACTTTCACTGAGAAGTTGTTTCCATGCATTGGTAATAAAGATGAACTGCCAATTAAGATTTTACCAGAGGtggttgatgatgatgatgattgcaACAATGAtg ATGTTGGATAA